A region of the Clostridiales bacterium genome:
ATATTCATAAGCGTGGACTTGCCCGAGCCCGACGGGCCCAAAACCACGCAAAATTCACCCTCCAGAACATAGAAGCTGATTTTTTTGAGGGCGTAAAAATCAGCCCCGCCCGCGCGATATATTTTGACCAAATCTTTGACTGTTACCAACTCTTTCATTATATTTTTATTATATTATTCAAGTATTACCTTATTTTTACAAAACTATCTCAGTTCTCAAACATAATGTTGATAATTGTTAAAAAATAAAAAATAAGCGCAATATATTGTGTATTTTTGCTTTTAATTGTAAAATCAATTTGTTATAATATGACTAACCTAGCTTATTATCTAACCCCTCATAAATTCTAGGACAAAGCCCGCCAAAACATTTTAAGGCGGGCATTGTCTTTTTAGGCGTTTTTTTATAACTTAATTTTATCTTGTGGAATTTCAATAATAATTTAAGCCAAAAACAATAAAAAGGCTTTATTGCGTTATTTATACGCAAAAAACCTTAGGCGACAAAAAAAGCGAAAAAGGACAGCCTTTTTCGCTTTAAAAAGCATCTTTTAAAAAAACAAACTTAGTTAGCTTTGTAAGGCAACAGGGCCATTTCCCTTGCGCGCTTGATAGCCACCGCCAAAACCCTTTGGTGCTTAGCGCAAGTGCCCGTGGTTCTTTTGGGTATAATCTTGCCTTTTTCGGTAATAAACTTTTTGAGCTGGTTAGCGTCTTTGTAGTCAATATTAAGTTTTTCAACGCAAAAGACGCAAACTTTCTTTTTAGAGGGTCTGTAGGGTTTTTTTACTGTTTTTTCCTTTTCTTCCGCAACTGTTTTTTTCTTGTCTTCCATATCATTAATCTCCTATCTTAAAA
Encoded here:
- a CDS encoding 30S ribosomal protein S18, coding for MEDKKKTVAEEKEKTVKKPYRPSKKKVCVFCVEKLNIDYKDANQLKKFITEKGKIIPKRTTGTCAKHQRVLAVAIKRAREMALLPYKAN